A genomic region of SAR202 cluster bacterium contains the following coding sequences:
- a CDS encoding alpha/beta hydrolase, which yields MTTTFPKEGFADIHGLGLHYKDWGGQGQPLLLLHGLASNCSIFDLVAPHLVEGGCRVVAYDQRGHGRSDKPGDGYDFESIARDAHQFWDTFDLHSPVIVGHSWGGNVALQCAVDYPGQVAGLVMVDGGFLEPSSRPGWTLEIALREMAPPNFNGRTTQQMRERIRTGSLSRWWNPDIERIVIDNFSISPEGQVKPHLSRENHLKIIRAMWDQKPSHLYRQVQCPTLVLACRQGLPKGPSEDPRVVQVERARGLLPNADVRWLDDTIHDVPLQRPRDLAEIILGLVNKI from the coding sequence ATGACAACTACCTTTCCCAAAGAGGGCTTCGCCGATATTCACGGCCTCGGCCTTCACTACAAGGACTGGGGCGGCCAAGGCCAGCCCCTCCTCCTCCTCCACGGCCTTGCCTCCAACTGCTCCATCTTCGACCTCGTTGCCCCCCACCTGGTGGAAGGTGGCTGCCGCGTCGTCGCCTACGACCAGCGCGGCCACGGCCGCAGCGACAAGCCCGGCGACGGCTATGACTTCGAATCCATCGCCCGTGACGCCCATCAATTCTGGGACACCTTCGACCTCCATTCCCCCGTCATCGTCGGCCATTCCTGGGGTGGCAACGTTGCCCTCCAGTGCGCCGTCGACTACCCCGGCCAGGTCGCCGGCCTCGTCATGGTGGACGGCGGTTTTCTGGAGCCTTCCTCCCGGCCCGGCTGGACCCTGGAAATCGCCCTCCGCGAGATGGCCCCGCCCAACTTCAACGGCAGGACCACCCAGCAGATGCGCGAGCGCATTCGCACTGGCAGCCTCTCCCGATGGTGGAACCCTGACATCGAGCGTATCGTCATAGACAACTTCTCCATCTCCCCGGAAGGTCAGGTTAAGCCCCACCTCTCTAGGGAAAACCACCTGAAAATTATCCGCGCTATGTGGGACCAGAAGCCCTCCCATCTCTATCGACAAGTCCAATGCCCTACCCTCGTCCTCGCCTGCCGGCAGGGACTGCCCAAGGGTCCCTCCGAAGACCCCAGGGTTGTCCAGGTGGAAAGGGCCCGCGGCCTCCTCCCCAACGCCGACGTCCGCTGGCTGGACGACACCATCCACGACGTCCCCCTCCAGCGCCCCCGCGACCTGGCGGAAATCATCCTGGGCTTGGTGAATAA
- a CDS encoding addiction module toxin, HicA family: protein MTGREVLRILQRGGYKLSHVRGSHHYLRKPGAPNLVVVPVHGSRDLPIGTFRAILHQAGLTVEEFMNLRKGRREEGNS from the coding sequence ATGACGGGGCGGGAAGTGCTCCGTATTCTGCAACGAGGCGGGTATAAACTAAGTCATGTGAGAGGCAGCCATCACTATCTTAGAAAGCCAGGGGCGCCAAACCTAGTCGTAGTCCCTGTACATGGAAGCAGGGATCTGCCTATCGGAACATTCAGGGCCATATTGCATCAAGCTGGTCTCACAGTAGAGGAGTTTATGAACCTTCGAAAAGGGCGACGCGAAGAGGGAAATAGCTGA
- a CDS encoding zinc ribbon domain-containing protein: MPLYEYRCRKCRRRTTVLVRSLSQSSQPSCEHCGSQDTYRLISRFAVHRSADSTFDNMDLDDSAMEDPRAMAKAMRQMQSEMGEESTPELEEMLDQMESGNLPDEGDLGDGEGLGGMEAPGDDEEGPKPSTSDIP; this comes from the coding sequence ATGCCCCTCTACGAATACCGATGCCGCAAGTGCCGCCGCCGCACCACCGTCCTGGTCCGCAGCCTCTCCCAGTCCTCCCAGCCCTCCTGTGAGCACTGCGGCAGCCAGGACACCTACCGCCTAATCTCCCGATTTGCAGTCCACCGCTCCGCTGACTCCACCTTCGACAACATGGACCTCGACGACTCCGCCATGGAAGACCCTCGCGCCATGGCTAAAGCCATGCGCCAGATGCAGAGCGAGATGGGAGAGGAGTCCACACCAGAACTCGAGGAGATGCTGGACCAGATGGAATCCGGCAACCTTCCCGACGAAGGTGACCTCGGCGATGGCGAAGGCCTGGGCGGCATGGAAGCCCCCGGTGATGATGAGGAAGGCCCTAAGCCCAGCACTAGCGACATCCCCTAA
- a CDS encoding YraN family protein has product MPPTRRTRLGNRGELLARRLLEASGYTILCPNYRCRWGEIDLIAQEGDTLVFVEVRTKRGNAFGQPEESLTKRKAQKLVLTAQTFLEERGLEQSSWRIDLIAVPMDSQGRLSPLRHLQNVVEQTDF; this is encoded by the coding sequence ATGCCTCCCACCCGCCGCACCCGCCTCGGAAATCGAGGCGAGCTCCTCGCCCGCCGCCTCTTAGAGGCCAGCGGCTACACCATCCTTTGCCCCAACTATCGATGCCGCTGGGGCGAAATCGACCTGATAGCCCAGGAAGGCGACACCCTGGTCTTCGTCGAAGTCCGCACCAAACGCGGCAACGCCTTCGGCCAGCCCGAGGAGTCCCTTACCAAACGAAAGGCCCAAAAACTAGTCCTCACCGCCCAGACCTTCCTGGAAGAGCGAGGCCTTGAGCAAAGCTCCTGGCGCATAGACCTCATCGCCGTCCCCATGGACTCCCAGGGCCGCCTCTCCCCTCTCCGCCACCTTCAAAACGTCGTTGAGCAGACCGACTTCTAG
- a CDS encoding ribonuclease HII, whose amino-acid sequence MPSLDLELNLHKKGLSLVAGVDEVGRGPLAGPVMAGAVVLPTNLNPRSNWLALINDSKLLTRQQREKAADVIFRHALGIGIGRVEPWEIDDIGIAAASELAMTRAISNLPLKPQHVLIDYFSLKASRVPHTAVPGGDEGCVSIAAASIVAKVARDTIMTEFHSTYPAYGFHQHKGYGTAGHMEALRQIGPCRIHRRSFAPVRLAADALGMA is encoded by the coding sequence ATGCCGTCCCTTGACCTCGAGCTAAACCTCCACAAAAAAGGCCTGTCCCTGGTGGCAGGCGTGGATGAGGTGGGCCGAGGCCCCCTCGCCGGCCCCGTTATGGCCGGCGCTGTTGTCCTGCCCACCAATCTCAACCCCCGCTCCAACTGGCTCGCACTGATTAACGACAGCAAGCTCCTGACCCGCCAGCAGCGCGAGAAGGCCGCCGATGTTATCTTCCGTCATGCCCTGGGTATCGGCATTGGCCGGGTGGAACCCTGGGAGATTGATGACATAGGCATCGCCGCCGCCTCCGAGCTTGCCATGACCCGCGCCATCTCCAACCTCCCCCTCAAGCCTCAGCATGTGCTTATCGACTATTTCTCGCTCAAAGCCAGCCGCGTCCCCCACACCGCCGTCCCTGGCGGCGACGAAGGCTGTGTCTCCATAGCGGCAGCCTCAATAGTCGCCAAGGTAGCCCGCGACACCATCATGACCGAGTTCCACTCTACCTATCCCGCCTATGGCTTCCACCAGCACAAAGGCTATGGTACTGCCGGCCACATGGAAGCCCTCCGGCAGATCGGCCCCTGCCGCATCCACCGCCGCAGCTTTGCTCCCGTGCGTCTGGCCGCCGACGCCCTGGGCATGGCCTGA
- a CDS encoding type II toxin-antitoxin system HicB family antitoxin: MTKAKFNVLIEWERDDRAWVAYVPALNWLSTFGETREEVLERVHEAIIGYMEAAEKEGIEIPKRESKAELTAVEVKVP; this comes from the coding sequence ATGACTAAGGCGAAGTTTAATGTTCTCATTGAATGGGAGAGAGACGATAGAGCTTGGGTAGCCTACGTTCCAGCCTTGAATTGGCTTTCCACATTTGGCGAGACGCGTGAAGAGGTCCTGGAGCGTGTGCATGAAGCTATCATTGGATACATGGAAGCTGCAGAAAAGGAAGGTATAGAGATTCCAAAGAGGGAATCTAAAGCTGAGCTCACAGCAGTGGAAGTTAAAGTGCCGTGA
- the tsaB gene encoding tRNA (adenosine(37)-N6)-threonylcarbamoyltransferase complex dimerization subunit type 1 TsaB has protein sequence MLLAIDTSTRYAGVLLWKDGQQIASRSWYSRQSHTKELLPAIDGILKDAALKPADLTTIAIALGPGGFSALRVGMSAAKGFCLALDTPLIGISTLEMEAWPYANLGLPVCPILDIGRGEVAWAIYQSSDAAWRQAREPEIASLPDFSRSIPQGSIICGEGISIYGAELRQALSEKAVVVEYPGPNVRLWALAKLASERLAQDKADDAATLQPFYLRRPTITKANPPIKVKFGLDPKMPGAH, from the coding sequence ATGCTCCTAGCCATCGACACCTCTACCCGCTACGCCGGTGTCCTTCTGTGGAAGGACGGCCAACAAATTGCCTCTCGCTCCTGGTATTCGAGGCAGAGCCACACCAAAGAACTCCTGCCCGCCATCGACGGCATCTTGAAGGACGCCGCCCTCAAGCCCGCCGACCTCACCACCATAGCCATTGCCCTCGGCCCCGGCGGCTTCAGCGCCCTGCGAGTCGGCATGTCCGCCGCCAAGGGCTTCTGCCTCGCCCTCGACACACCCCTTATCGGCATCTCGACCCTCGAAATGGAAGCCTGGCCCTACGCCAACCTTGGCCTCCCCGTCTGCCCCATCCTGGACATCGGCCGTGGCGAGGTCGCCTGGGCCATCTACCAATCTTCCGACGCTGCCTGGCGTCAGGCCCGTGAGCCGGAAATCGCCAGCCTCCCAGACTTCTCACGATCCATCCCCCAGGGATCTATCATCTGTGGCGAGGGCATCTCCATCTACGGGGCAGAATTGCGGCAGGCTTTGAGCGAGAAAGCCGTCGTAGTAGAATACCCTGGCCCTAACGTACGGCTGTGGGCGCTGGCAAAACTGGCTTCGGAACGTCTGGCCCAGGACAAAGCCGATGACGCCGCCACCCTCCAGCCCTTTTACCTGCGGCGTCCCACCATAACCAAAGCCAACCCACCTATAAAAGTAAAGTTTGGACTAGACCCTAAAATGCCTGGTGCTCATTGA
- a CDS encoding haloacid dehalogenase, with protein MPSPHSESFNQLAAKAVEDFTAKHAAREQALKISREVIRLSANSIRATHRAEFDQAQTLIDQATIQLKGTASILDTHPDIYYSGYSSDARKEFSEASITLAFLSGRNLPQPQDLGVDVSDYLKGLGDAAGELRRYILDSLRHDDWGRCEEMMDAMDELYSVMVTLDFPEGVTGGLRHTTDMVRGTLERTRGDFTMAYRQRQLEKRLASLESDQGGQPGL; from the coding sequence ATGCCTTCACCCCATTCCGAAAGTTTCAACCAACTAGCCGCCAAAGCCGTGGAAGACTTTACCGCCAAGCACGCCGCCCGCGAGCAAGCGTTAAAAATCTCCCGCGAGGTTATCCGACTCTCCGCCAACTCCATCCGCGCCACCCATCGCGCCGAGTTCGACCAGGCCCAGACCCTCATCGACCAGGCCACCATCCAGCTAAAGGGGACGGCTTCCATCCTAGACACCCACCCGGACATCTACTACTCCGGCTACTCCTCCGACGCCCGCAAGGAGTTCTCCGAGGCCTCCATCACCTTAGCCTTCCTCTCCGGCAGAAATCTCCCCCAGCCTCAAGACCTCGGCGTCGACGTCAGCGACTACCTCAAAGGCCTGGGCGACGCCGCCGGTGAGCTCCGCCGATACATTCTCGACTCCCTCCGCCATGACGACTGGGGCCGATGCGAGGAGATGATGGACGCCATGGATGAGCTTTACAGCGTCATGGTCACCCTGGACTTTCCGGAAGGCGTCACCGGCGGTCTCCGCCACACCACGGACATGGTACGCGGCACCCTGGAGCGCACCCGCGGCGACTTCACCATGGCCTACCGCCAGCGTCAGCTAGAAAAACGCCTGGCGTCCCTGGAGAGCGACCAAGGCGGCCAGCCCGGCCTTTAA
- the thiE gene encoding thiamine phosphate synthase, translated as MVVTRSSLHQLHLDSLRHDCAILSAVAENLLHNAAIARQIHDLNGRLPGPTLDQPKSSALTPEQALKLVVTARSSLDLLSSAGHFSQLGERLAGGLHATLDTLESQLGHRSRDAARQKAFGLYVIIDPQATAGRDPLHVTRDALDGGARMVQLRDKARDKGQSLPLARAMKQLCDEKDALFIVNDHADITALCDAHGVHLGLTDLPVAEARKALHPHQLIGRSNHHLEEALEASQAGADYIAVGAMFPTSSKDQPIVGGPMLLKKVKGSVDVPVVAIGGITAERVAEVVRAGADALCVISAVGLAPSPRDAAARLVESIRAAGGRV; from the coding sequence TTGGTGGTTACTCGCTCTTCTCTACACCAACTGCACCTGGACTCCCTCCGCCACGACTGCGCCATCCTCAGCGCCGTCGCCGAGAATCTCCTTCATAACGCCGCCATCGCCCGCCAGATCCATGACCTCAACGGTCGACTCCCCGGCCCCACCCTAGACCAACCCAAATCTTCAGCCCTAACCCCAGAGCAAGCCCTAAAGCTTGTCGTCACCGCCCGCTCCTCCCTGGACCTCCTCTCCTCCGCTGGCCACTTCAGCCAGCTTGGCGAAAGGCTCGCCGGCGGCCTCCACGCTACCCTGGATACCCTCGAAAGCCAGCTAGGCCACCGATCCCGCGATGCCGCCCGCCAGAAGGCCTTCGGCCTCTATGTTATTATTGACCCCCAGGCGACCGCTGGCCGTGATCCCCTGCATGTAACCCGCGACGCTCTGGATGGCGGCGCACGCATGGTCCAGCTTAGAGATAAGGCGCGGGACAAGGGCCAGTCCCTTCCCCTCGCCAGGGCCATGAAGCAGCTTTGCGACGAAAAGGACGCTTTGTTTATCGTCAACGACCACGCCGATATAACCGCTCTCTGCGACGCCCACGGCGTCCACCTGGGACTCACCGACCTCCCCGTCGCCGAAGCCCGAAAGGCCCTCCACCCCCACCAGCTTATCGGCCGTTCCAACCATCACCTAGAAGAGGCCCTGGAAGCCTCCCAGGCCGGCGCCGACTACATCGCCGTCGGCGCCATGTTCCCCACCAGCTCCAAAGACCAGCCCATCGTCGGCGGCCCCATGCTCCTTAAAAAAGTAAAAGGCTCCGTGGATGTGCCCGTCGTCGCCATCGGCGGCATCACCGCCGAACGTGTCGCCGAAGTCGTCCGCGCCGGCGCCGACGCCCTGTGCGTCATCAGCGCCGTCGGCCTGGCCCCCAGCCCCCGCGACGCCGCCGCCAGGCTGGTCGAATCCATTCGCGCCGCAGGAGGTCGCGTCTGA
- a CDS encoding nucleoside-diphosphate kinase, which produces MQRTLVLVKPDGVQRGLIGAIISRLEARGLKAVGMKLLHMDRPMAEKHYGVHRERPFFKGLVEFITSGPLVAMVWEGPDAVAMTRNTMGKTNPLEAAPGTIRADLAVDIGRNLVHGSDSPETAKSEIALFFKPSELVSYQRATEAWIIEP; this is translated from the coding sequence ATTCAGCGCACCCTTGTCCTAGTAAAGCCCGATGGCGTACAGCGTGGTCTCATCGGTGCCATCATCTCCAGGCTGGAAGCCCGCGGCCTCAAAGCCGTCGGCATGAAGCTGCTGCATATGGACCGCCCCATGGCCGAAAAACACTACGGCGTCCACCGTGAGCGCCCCTTCTTCAAGGGCTTGGTGGAGTTCATCACCTCCGGCCCCCTCGTCGCCATGGTCTGGGAAGGCCCCGACGCCGTCGCCATGACGCGCAACACCATGGGCAAGACCAACCCCCTGGAGGCCGCCCCTGGCACCATCCGTGCCGACCTGGCGGTAGACATAGGCCGCAACCTGGTCCACGGCTCCGATTCGCCCGAGACAGCCAAAAGCGAAATCGCCCTCTTTTTTAAGCCGTCGGAACTGGTGAGCTATCAGCGGGCCACGGAGGCCTGGATTATAGAACCCTGA
- the tsaE gene encoding tRNA (adenosine(37)-N6)-threonylcarbamoyltransferase complex ATPase subunit type 1 TsaE, translated as MSNDLELTTHSPEETQRLGRLLGEAAQPGDVFLLLGPLGAGKTSLTQGIAWGLGVKEHARSPTFVLMTRYKGRLTIYHVDLFRVEGALEAADLGLEEYLGGDGVCVIEWADRATELFEDRGLWIGLDYGKTDSERVIRMAAQDSRHQTLLDAIANQVKA; from the coding sequence ATGTCCAACGACCTTGAACTTACCACTCATAGCCCCGAAGAGACCCAACGCCTGGGCCGCCTTCTGGGCGAGGCCGCCCAACCCGGCGACGTGTTTCTCCTCCTCGGCCCCCTAGGCGCTGGCAAGACCTCCCTGACCCAGGGGATTGCCTGGGGCCTGGGCGTCAAGGAGCACGCCCGCAGCCCCACCTTCGTCCTCATGACCCGCTATAAAGGCCGCCTCACCATCTATCATGTCGACCTCTTCCGCGTCGAAGGCGCTCTTGAGGCCGCCGACCTGGGTCTCGAGGAGTATCTGGGCGGTGACGGCGTCTGCGTCATCGAATGGGCTGACCGCGCCACGGAACTCTTTGAAGACCGCGGTCTGTGGATTGGACTGGACTACGGCAAGACCGACTCCGAGCGCGTGATACGCATGGCTGCCCAAGACTCGCGCCACCAGACCCTCCTCGACGCCATCGCCAACCAGGTGAAAGCCTGA
- the rsfS gene encoding ribosome silencing factor — MVRGESILTPSEIARKLVDIASDVQAEDIVLLDISKISVFADYFVILSAESDRQIRAIHEEMEMRLKKDDGVRLKHYEGTAESGWLLLDFGNVIVHIFSPEQREFYGLEQVWSKASQVLRVL, encoded by the coding sequence ATGGTAAGAGGAGAGTCTATACTGACCCCATCGGAAATCGCCCGCAAGCTGGTAGATATCGCGTCGGACGTGCAGGCAGAGGACATTGTCCTACTGGACATTTCAAAGATATCAGTCTTCGCCGACTACTTTGTCATCCTAAGCGCTGAATCAGACCGGCAGATCCGCGCCATCCACGAAGAGATGGAGATGAGGCTGAAGAAGGATGACGGCGTAAGGCTGAAGCACTACGAAGGCACGGCGGAGTCGGGGTGGCTGCTGCTGGACTTTGGCAACGTGATAGTGCACATCTTCAGCCCGGAGCAGCGGGAGTTCTATGGCCTAGAGCAGGTGTGGTCGAAAGCGTCCCAGGTGCTCAGGGTTCTATAA
- the mnmA gene encoding tRNA 2-thiouridine(34) synthase MnmA, whose translation MIALDPRKVIVAMSGGVDSSVAALLLKRAGYDIIGVTMRLYSIDEKDLPAYYKGCCSLDDVEDARRICEMLGVPHYVFNVQREFQAHVIDYFLREYQLGRTPHPCIACNDRIKFSFLMQRAHYLGAKYVATGHYARIEGRPNGFHLLKAADPSKDQSYVLYGMGQAQLASTLMPVGHLPKPEIRRLAIDAGFPNAAKPDSQEICFIPLGDYRKFLEGRITTKPGRLVDTRGQVLGQHRGIEFFTIGQRKGLGVAATQPLFVTAIDPGTGDVTLGPEDALMQTELWAGQVNYISGQVPAAGADVTVKIRYKSQETPAHLYPQGSDVLVRFDQPQRAVTPGQAVVFYQGDEVLGGGRIAHPKARDASQPSAAYAVP comes from the coding sequence ATGATTGCCCTAGACCCACGAAAAGTTATCGTCGCCATGAGCGGCGGCGTCGACTCCTCCGTGGCCGCCCTGCTGCTGAAGCGCGCCGGCTATGACATCATCGGCGTCACCATGCGCCTCTACAGCATCGACGAAAAGGACCTCCCCGCCTACTACAAGGGTTGCTGCTCCCTCGACGATGTCGAGGACGCCCGCCGCATCTGCGAAATGCTGGGCGTGCCGCATTATGTCTTCAATGTCCAGCGCGAGTTCCAGGCCCACGTCATCGACTACTTCCTCCGCGAGTACCAGCTAGGCCGCACCCCCCATCCCTGCATCGCCTGCAACGACCGCATTAAGTTCTCCTTCCTCATGCAGCGCGCCCACTACCTTGGCGCCAAGTACGTCGCCACCGGCCACTACGCCCGCATCGAAGGCCGCCCCAACGGCTTCCACCTCCTCAAGGCCGCCGACCCTTCCAAGGACCAGTCCTACGTCCTCTACGGCATGGGCCAGGCGCAGCTCGCCTCCACCCTCATGCCCGTCGGTCACCTCCCCAAGCCGGAAATCCGACGCCTCGCCATCGATGCCGGCTTCCCCAACGCCGCCAAGCCGGACAGCCAGGAGATCTGCTTCATACCTCTGGGCGACTACCGCAAGTTCCTTGAGGGCCGTATTACCACCAAGCCCGGCCGCCTGGTGGACACCCGGGGCCAAGTCCTCGGCCAGCACCGCGGCATCGAGTTCTTTACAATCGGCCAGCGCAAGGGCCTCGGCGTCGCCGCCACCCAGCCCCTCTTCGTCACCGCCATCGACCCAGGCACGGGCGACGTCACCCTCGGTCCCGAGGACGCGCTGATGCAGACGGAACTTTGGGCCGGGCAGGTCAACTACATCTCCGGCCAGGTCCCCGCCGCTGGCGCCGATGTCACCGTCAAGATTCGCTACAAGTCCCAGGAGACGCCTGCCCACCTGTACCCACAGGGCAGCGATGTCCTGGTGCGTTTCGACCAGCCCCAGCGCGCCGTGACCCCCGGCCAGGCCGTCGTCTTCTATCAGGGCGACGAAGTCCTAGGCGGCGGGCGCATCGCCCATCCCAAGGCCCGTGACGCCTCCCAGCCCAGCGCGGCCTATGCCGTCCCTTGA